TCCAACAATCCTTGCGCATTTCTTGAATGGCTTGTTGTGCATGAGCCCAAGGTCAAGCATTGAATAAAGCACCCTCCGGTGAGCAGGCTTTAAGCCATCCCTGACATCAGGAAGAGCCCTTCCGACAATAACTGACATTGCATAGTCAATGTAAGATGCCTGCATCTCATCCTCAATCTCCCTTGGGATAAGATTCCGAAAAGAAGGCTCTGGGATGTCCTTTTTTTCAATTTCCTTCTTTGCTTCCTTTTTGCTTTCTTCCATCTTAATCTTCACTTTCTTCTGGTCTTTCCTTCCTTAACTTTTCAGGAAGATGCTCTAAAATGTTTTCTTCAACCCTGAAGCTTTTCCCGCAGTAAACACACCTTTTTAACTTTCCCGAATAAGCCCCTTTTGGAGCATATTTCATCTTATTTGCGCATCTCGGGCATCTCAGGAGAAGCATTTTTTCCTAAAGCTCCAGCCTTCTCTTCTTTTTCTCTTCTGGCTTGTCTTCAGGCTTTTTCCCTTCGTCCTCTTCGCTGAAAAGCTCATCAACATCAGGGTTTTGCTCCTCTTTTTTTTCAGCGCTGTCCTTTTCTGCGCCGGTATTAAAGAGCTCATCTGCCACTTTTTCAGTTTCTTTCTCAAGAGGGGATTTTTCTTCATTTTTCTTCTCTTTTTTTTCAATCAATGAATCATCATTAGGATTCTCAGTTGAACTTTCAGAGGAGGGCTCATCTTCATTTTCCTCATTCTCCTCTTTCTCATCAAGGCTGTTGAATTTTTTCTCAAATTCGCCTGAATTCTTTTCAGCAATCTGCTCAACAGGGCTTTTTTTCTTATCAGAAGCATATGTTTCAATTTCCGGCTTGCCCTCCTTATTCTCTTCCCCGGTATTGCTGTTCTCATATCTCTCAAGCTTTCCAACCATCTCCTGAAGCTTTTTCTGGGGCGACTTTTCAGCATCCTCCTCAATCTTCCTGAATGCCTTCTGGAGCTCTTCCCTTCCGGCAAGGTCAAAATACTCATAGAACTTCTGGCTGAGGCTTATCAGGTAAGAGCGGCTGTGTCTTTTTTTTGTAACGAAGCCCTCTTCCTCAAGCTGGTCAATATGGTCGTATGCCTTGTTGGTTCTAATCCTTATTATGTCTGACTGGAGTATTGGCGCTTTCCACGCAATCACTGCAAGTGTCTCAAGAACAGTCTTATTGAGCTCAGTCCTTGGGACAATCTTCCTGACAAAGCCAAGGTATTTCTCCCTTACAGCCATGTTGTAAAGTTCGCCGTCATTAAGAATTATAAGCGAGGCATTTTTTTCATCATAATCCTTCTTAAGGGATTCAAGCGATTTCCTGACAGAATCCTCATTTTCATGGGAGAGCTTAGCAAGCTCTGAAGCAGTCATCTTTCTTCCAGAAGAAAAGAGGAGCGCCTCTACCTTCTTCCTGATTTCAACTTCCCTATCTAAACCTAAAGAATCTTGCGCTTTCATTTTTTAGAATTTTTACTTTTTAAGCGAATACCTGCCTTCTTTCTCTTCTATGAACTTGCTTTCAATCATTGCATCAAGGAAAGGCTTGAGCTGCTCTTCTGACACTCCGACTTCAGGAGAAAGCTTGCTTAACGGCAGTTCACCAGCCTTAAGATTTATCATAACATTATTCCTCAAAAGCAGGGCGGCATTTTTCTGCAGAAGCTGGTTTTCTGCATTAAGGTTCTTCAAAACCATGTCCATTCTGTGAACCTTTGCAATAAGCTCATTAAGGCTGTTTGTCATTTCCCTTCCCTCAATTGAAAACTCAACTGGTTCAATTATTTCAACTGTAGAAGGCATGAAATCTATGCAGAATCCAAAAAGGATAGATAAGTCCTTGAAATCAGCCTCAATTTCAGTGAAAGTTGAGAAAAGACCATCCTGAGGCTTTGCCTCAAAGAATTCCTTGCTATTTACGCTTATTTCAGGAACCTTTTCAACATCTTCAATAAGCATCCTTATAGTTTTTTCAATGTAATCCTTTGGAGCGCCAAGAATCTCAATGATTGCTTTTGCAGTCACCATTTTTTCCCACTGCGAAACATCCTTTCCTTCCTCTTTTTCTTCCTTTTTTTCGCCTTTGTTTTTTTCCATTTTTCCGTCATAAAATACTAATCTGTTATGGTTTAAAAAGCTTTCTAATAACCGGTTACGCTCAGTTAACTCGCAAGGTGCAAAGACGGGGTCTTGCACAAGAAATGCAATAGCATTTCTTTGTGAAGCATAAAGCTTCACTGCCGCGATTTGTTGAACAGAATTGATATCGCGGTAATTGAATTTATATCTTGTTTATTCCCTTTAACCGGTTACGCTCAGTTAACGCGCAAGAGCAAGTGGGACATTGCTTTGCAAGTCCCACGAAAAACCTTTTTTTGATTAATTTAACCGGTTACGCGATAGTATAACGCGTAGGGGCATCATGAGAGCAATCTGCAAACAATAGCTTCAAGCCAAATGGAAGCCATAAAAAGTTATTTATAAGCAGTTCAAATAGCTGATTAATTAAGCAGCAGAATGCTGATAAAATCCGAATAATTGCATAAAACGAGCAAGGTGAAAATCATGCAGAAGAAAAACAGGAATGAATTGAAATTAATGTTTGCGCTGGTGTCTGTTGCACTTGTTGCAATCTCGCTTCTTTACGCAATACTCAGCATTAAAATCAATCCCAGAACAATAATAAATGCAGAATCAACAGGATTCTCAAAATTCACATCTGAGCAGGATTTCATGGAAAGAATATCTGAATCAAGGAATTATGGATACAGCTCAGCAGGGCTTGGCGGTGCAAGGATGAC
The DNA window shown above is from Candidatus Woesearchaeota archaeon and carries:
- the scpB gene encoding SMC-Scp complex subunit ScpB; the protein is MKAQDSLGLDREVEIRKKVEALLFSSGRKMTASELAKLSHENEDSVRKSLESLKKDYDEKNASLIILNDGELYNMAVREKYLGFVRKIVPRTELNKTVLETLAVIAWKAPILQSDIIRIRTNKAYDHIDQLEEEGFVTKKRHSRSYLISLSQKFYEYFDLAGREELQKAFRKIEEDAEKSPQKKLQEMVGKLERYENSNTGEENKEGKPEIETYASDKKKSPVEQIAEKNSGEFEKKFNSLDEKEENEENEDEPSSESSTENPNDDSLIEKKEKKNEEKSPLEKETEKVADELFNTGAEKDSAEKKEEQNPDVDELFSEEDEGKKPEDKPEEKKKRRLEL